A window from Streptomyces sp. NBC_00335 encodes these proteins:
- a CDS encoding shikimate dehydrogenase, translated as MHRRRAAVLGSPIEHSLSPVLHRAAYQELGLGEWSYDRFEIDEAALPGFIAQLGPEWAGLSLTMPLKRAIIPLLDEISDTAASVETVNTVVFTEDGRKIGDNTDIPGLLAALSEQGVEKVESAAILGAGATASSALAALARVCTGEVTVYVRSEARAAEMRAWGDRLGVDVRTADWSRAAEGLAAPLVIATTPAGATDELAASVPAAAGTLFDVLYDPWPTPLAAAWTQRGGKLLGGLDLLVHQAVLQVELMTGCPTAPLGAMRAAGEAALRARH; from the coding sequence ATGCACCGCAGGCGGGCCGCGGTGCTGGGTTCGCCCATCGAGCACTCCCTCTCGCCGGTGCTGCACCGCGCCGCGTACCAGGAGCTCGGCCTCGGCGAGTGGTCGTACGACCGCTTCGAGATCGACGAGGCCGCGCTCCCCGGTTTCATCGCGCAGCTCGGCCCCGAGTGGGCCGGGCTGTCGCTGACCATGCCGCTCAAGCGGGCGATCATCCCGCTGCTCGACGAGATCAGCGACACGGCCGCCTCCGTGGAGACGGTCAACACCGTCGTCTTCACCGAGGACGGCCGCAAGATCGGTGACAACACCGACATCCCCGGCCTGCTCGCCGCGCTGAGCGAGCAGGGTGTGGAGAAAGTGGAGTCCGCCGCGATCCTCGGCGCCGGCGCCACCGCCTCCTCGGCGCTCGCCGCGCTGGCCCGAGTCTGCACCGGCGAGGTGACCGTCTACGTACGCTCCGAGGCCCGGGCCGCGGAGATGCGCGCGTGGGGCGATCGCCTCGGCGTGGACGTCCGTACGGCCGACTGGTCGCGGGCGGCCGAGGGGCTGGCCGCGCCGCTGGTCATCGCCACCACCCCGGCCGGTGCCACGGACGAACTGGCCGCCTCCGTTCCCGCCGCCGCGGGCACCCTCTTCGACGTCCTGTACGACCCCTGGCCCACGCCCCTGGCCGCGGCCTGGACGCAGCGCGGGGGCAAGCTCCTCGGTGGCCTCGACCTCCTGGTCCACCAGGCGGTCCTCCAGGTCGAGCTGATGACCGGCTGTCCCACCGCTCCGCTCGGGGCCATGCGCGCCGCGGGCGAGGCGGCGCTGCGCGCCCGCCACTGA
- the aroC gene encoding chorismate synthase → MSRLRWLTAGESHGPALVATLEGLPAGVPVTTELVADHLARRRLGYGRGARMKFEQDEVTFLGGVRHGLSLGSPVAVMVGNSEWPKWETVMSADPVDPSLLKDTGRNAPLTRPRPGHADLAGMQKYGFDEARPILERASARETAARVALGAVARSFLKEVAGIEIVSHVVELAAAKAPYGVYPTPADVEKLDADPVRCLDADASKAMVAEIDQAHKDGDTLGGVVEVLAYGVPVGLGSHVHWDRRLDARLAAALMGIQAIKGVEVGDGFDLARVPGSQAHDEIVNTPEGIKRTSGRSGGTEGGLTTGELLRVRAAMKPIATVPKALATVDVATGEATVAHHQRSDVCAVPAAGIVAEAMVALVLADAVVEKFGGDSVPETRRNVRSYLDNLQIR, encoded by the coding sequence TTGAGCAGGTTGCGTTGGCTGACGGCCGGGGAATCCCACGGCCCGGCTCTGGTAGCGACGCTGGAGGGGCTTCCCGCCGGCGTCCCGGTCACCACCGAGCTGGTGGCCGACCACCTCGCCCGGCGCCGGCTCGGCTACGGCCGCGGTGCCCGGATGAAGTTCGAGCAGGACGAGGTGACATTTCTCGGGGGTGTTCGCCACGGACTTTCCCTCGGCTCCCCGGTCGCCGTGATGGTGGGCAACAGCGAGTGGCCCAAGTGGGAAACGGTCATGTCGGCCGACCCGGTCGACCCCTCGCTCCTCAAGGACACCGGCCGCAACGCGCCGCTGACCCGGCCGCGCCCCGGCCACGCCGACCTCGCCGGCATGCAGAAGTACGGCTTCGACGAGGCCCGGCCGATCCTGGAGCGCGCCAGCGCCCGTGAGACCGCCGCCCGCGTGGCCCTCGGCGCCGTCGCCCGGTCCTTCCTCAAGGAGGTCGCGGGCATCGAGATCGTCTCCCACGTCGTGGAGCTGGCGGCCGCCAAGGCCCCGTACGGCGTCTACCCGACCCCCGCCGACGTCGAGAAGCTCGACGCCGACCCGGTGCGCTGCCTCGACGCCGACGCGTCGAAGGCGATGGTCGCGGAGATCGACCAGGCCCACAAGGACGGCGACACCCTCGGCGGCGTCGTCGAGGTCCTCGCCTACGGCGTGCCCGTCGGCCTCGGCTCGCACGTGCACTGGGACCGCCGCCTCGACGCGCGCCTCGCGGCCGCGCTCATGGGCATCCAGGCCATCAAGGGCGTGGAGGTCGGCGACGGCTTCGACCTGGCCCGCGTGCCCGGCTCGCAGGCCCACGACGAGATCGTCAACACCCCCGAGGGCATCAAGCGCACCTCCGGCCGCTCCGGCGGCACCGAGGGCGGTCTGACCACGGGTGAGCTGCTGCGCGTACGCGCCGCGATGAAGCCGATCGCGACCGTGCCGAAGGCCCTCGCCACCGTGGACGTCGCCACCGGCGAGGCCACCGTCGCGCACCACCAGCGCTCCGACGTCTGTGCGGTGCCCGCCGCGGGCATCGTCGCCGAGGCCATGGTCGCCCTGGTGCTGGCCGACGCCGTCGTGGAGAAGTTCGGTGGCGACTCCGTCCCGGAGACCCGCCGCAACGTCCGCTCCTACCTCGACAACCTGCAGATCCGGTGA
- a CDS encoding shikimate kinase, whose product MGSGKSTVGELIAQRLGVTYRDTDADIVAAQGREISDIFVDAGEPYFRELEREAVAAAIAGHQGVLALGGGAVLDDKTRELLTGLPVAYLSMDVEEAVKRVGLGAARPLLAVNPRRQWREMMDARRPLYTEVARVVVATDERTPEEVAQAVLDALELKNA is encoded by the coding sequence ATGGGGTCCGGCAAGTCCACCGTGGGCGAGCTGATCGCCCAGCGGCTCGGAGTCACCTACCGGGACACCGACGCCGACATCGTCGCGGCCCAGGGCCGGGAGATCTCCGACATCTTCGTGGACGCGGGCGAACCGTACTTCCGTGAGCTGGAGCGGGAAGCGGTCGCCGCGGCCATCGCCGGACACCAGGGCGTCCTCGCCCTCGGCGGCGGCGCCGTCCTCGACGACAAGACGCGCGAGCTGCTGACAGGGCTGCCCGTCGCCTACCTCTCGATGGACGTCGAGGAAGCCGTCAAGCGCGTGGGCCTCGGCGCCGCGCGCCCGCTGCTCGCCGTCAACCCGCGCCGCCAGTGGCGCGAAATGATGGACGCCCGGCGCCCCCTGTACACCGAAGTCGCGCGCGTCGTGGTGGCCACCGACGAGCGCACCCCCGAAGAGGTCGCCCAGGCGGTCCTCGACGCTCTGGAGTTGAAGAACGCATGA
- the aroB gene encoding 3-dehydroquinate synthase has protein sequence MTDKVTRIQVGASAGHDAYEVRVGRQLLGELGSLIGTKAQRVAVIHPEALASTGEALRDDLAAQGYEAVAIQVPNAEEAKTAEVAAYCWKALGQSGFTRSDVIVGVGGGSTTDLAGFVAASWLRGVRWIAVPTTILAMVDAAVGGKTGINTAEGKNLVGAFHPPAGVLCDLAALESLPVNDYVSGLAEIIKAGFISDPVILDLIEADPEAARTPAGPHTAELICRSIQVKADVVSSDLKEAGLREILNYGHTLAHAIEKNERYKWRHGAAVSVGMVFAAELGRLAGRLDDATADRHKAVLASVGLPLTYRGDQWPKLLETMKLDKKSRGDLLRFIVLDGLAKPTVLEGPDPAVLVAAFGEVTA, from the coding sequence ATGACGGACAAGGTGACGCGGATCCAGGTCGGCGCGAGCGCCGGGCACGACGCGTACGAGGTGCGGGTCGGCCGGCAGCTGCTCGGCGAGCTGGGCTCCCTGATCGGTACGAAGGCCCAGCGGGTCGCCGTCATCCACCCCGAGGCCCTCGCCTCGACCGGTGAGGCGCTGCGGGACGACCTCGCCGCCCAGGGGTACGAGGCCGTCGCCATCCAGGTGCCGAACGCCGAGGAGGCCAAGACGGCCGAGGTGGCGGCGTACTGCTGGAAGGCGCTGGGCCAGTCCGGCTTCACCCGCAGCGACGTCATCGTCGGCGTCGGCGGGGGATCCACCACCGACCTCGCGGGCTTCGTCGCGGCCTCCTGGCTGCGCGGGGTGCGCTGGATCGCCGTCCCGACCACCATCCTGGCGATGGTGGACGCGGCCGTCGGCGGCAAGACCGGCATCAACACCGCCGAGGGCAAGAACCTCGTCGGCGCCTTCCACCCGCCGGCCGGCGTGCTCTGCGACCTGGCGGCGCTGGAATCGCTGCCGGTCAACGACTACGTCAGCGGTCTCGCCGAGATCATCAAGGCCGGATTCATCTCCGACCCGGTGATCCTCGACCTGATCGAGGCGGACCCCGAGGCGGCGCGCACGCCGGCGGGCCCCCACACGGCCGAGCTGATCTGCCGCTCCATCCAGGTCAAGGCCGACGTGGTCTCCAGCGACCTCAAGGAGGCGGGCCTGCGGGAGATCCTCAACTACGGGCACACCCTCGCGCACGCCATCGAGAAGAACGAGCGCTACAAGTGGCGCCACGGCGCCGCCGTCTCGGTCGGCATGGTCTTCGCCGCCGAACTCGGCCGGCTCGCGGGCCGGCTCGACGACGCGACGGCCGACCGGCACAAGGCCGTCCTGGCCTCGGTGGGTCTGCCGCTGACCTACCGCGGCGACCAGTGGCCCAAGCTGCTGGAGACCATGAAGCTCGACAAGAAGTCCCGGGGCGACCTGCTGCGCTTCATCGTCCTGGACGGGCTGGCGAAGCCGACCGTCCTGGAGGGCCCCGACCCGGCCGTCCTCGTGGCAGCATTCGGCGAGGTCACGGCCTGA
- a CDS encoding AAA family ATPase, whose protein sequence is MQQGVGGGGWEPPGSQHPAAPPHPPVPPVAGWPAPPVPSGHAAPLASPGPPDGFTGHVPLPPVAPGTGGATLAVLLIGPAGAGKTTVARHWAGTRPVPTAHISLDDVREWVCSGFADPQAGWNDHSEAQYRLARRTCGFAARNFLANGISCILDDAVFPDRPVVGLGGWKRHVGPALLPVVLLPGLEIVLERNAARSGNRRLSDEEVARIHGRMAGWYGSGLPIIDNSHLDVEGTARALDETLARAISQPAY, encoded by the coding sequence ATGCAGCAGGGAGTGGGAGGCGGGGGCTGGGAGCCGCCGGGGAGTCAGCACCCGGCGGCGCCCCCGCATCCGCCCGTACCGCCGGTGGCCGGCTGGCCCGCGCCTCCCGTGCCCTCCGGGCACGCCGCGCCCCTGGCCTCGCCGGGCCCGCCGGACGGCTTCACCGGGCACGTCCCGCTCCCGCCCGTGGCCCCCGGCACCGGCGGCGCCACCCTCGCGGTGCTGCTGATCGGCCCCGCGGGCGCCGGCAAGACCACGGTGGCCCGGCACTGGGCCGGCACCCGGCCCGTCCCGACCGCGCACATCAGCCTGGACGACGTACGGGAATGGGTCTGTTCGGGCTTCGCGGATCCGCAGGCCGGCTGGAACGACCACTCCGAGGCGCAGTACCGCCTCGCCCGCCGCACCTGCGGCTTCGCCGCCCGGAACTTCCTGGCCAACGGGATCTCCTGCATCCTCGACGACGCCGTGTTCCCCGACCGGCCGGTCGTGGGCCTCGGCGGGTGGAAGCGGCACGTCGGGCCCGCTCTGCTGCCGGTCGTCCTGCTGCCCGGCCTGGAGATCGTCCTGGAGCGCAACGCCGCCCGCTCCGGAAACCGGCGGCTCTCCGACGAGGAGGTCGCACGGATCCACGGCCGGATGGCCGGCTGGTACGGATCGGGGCTGCCGATCATCGACAACTCCCACCTGGACGTCGAGGGCACCGCCCGCGCCCTGGACGAGACCCTGGCCCGCGCCATCTCCCAGCCGGCCTACTGA
- a CDS encoding aminopeptidase P family protein produces the protein MSDVYAARRGLLRDRCAAAGNAAALITRPANVRYLSGASPLGAVLLLGPGGEDMLFCAGQPTGEADEGRLDENLRLSVLAGPGADPAVAAADAAFAARAESLAVEEHHLTVGRHRALGSVAPGLRLADLGTAVEQQRLVKDEEEIACLRIAAEIADQALGELLESILVGRTERHLALELERRLVDHGADGPAFPTSVGTGPHSGRSRHRPSDRRVEEGDFLSVCLGANYRGYRCEIGRTFVIGTTPADWQIELYELVFAAQRAGREALLPGAAYRDVDHAARSVLDSAGHGEALAAWTGHGVGLEIDEDPQLAPTAMGKLDACVPVTVEPGVHLPGRGGVRIDDTLVVRPEADGGPELLTITTKELLAL, from the coding sequence ATGTCAGACGTGTACGCGGCCCGCCGGGGCCTGCTTCGCGACCGCTGTGCGGCCGCCGGAAACGCCGCCGCACTCATCACGCGTCCGGCGAACGTCCGTTACCTCTCCGGGGCGTCGCCGCTGGGCGCCGTCCTGCTGCTCGGTCCGGGCGGCGAGGACATGTTGTTCTGCGCCGGGCAGCCCACCGGGGAGGCCGACGAGGGACGGCTCGACGAGAACCTGCGGCTCTCCGTGCTGGCCGGCCCCGGAGCGGATCCCGCCGTCGCGGCGGCCGACGCGGCCTTCGCGGCCCGCGCCGAATCCCTGGCCGTCGAGGAGCACCACCTCACCGTCGGCCGGCACCGGGCCCTCGGCTCGGTGGCGCCCGGGCTGCGCCTGGCCGATCTGGGGACCGCGGTGGAACAGCAGCGCCTCGTCAAGGACGAGGAGGAGATCGCCTGCCTGCGGATCGCCGCCGAGATCGCCGACCAGGCCCTCGGGGAGCTGCTGGAATCGATCCTGGTGGGCCGCACCGAACGGCACCTCGCGCTGGAGCTGGAACGCCGCCTGGTGGACCACGGGGCGGACGGCCCCGCCTTCCCGACCTCCGTCGGCACCGGCCCGCACTCCGGCCGCTCCAGGCACCGGCCCTCCGACCGCAGGGTCGAGGAGGGTGATTTCCTCTCCGTCTGCCTCGGCGCGAACTACCGGGGCTACCGCTGCGAGATCGGCCGCACCTTCGTGATCGGCACGACCCCCGCCGACTGGCAGATCGAGCTCTACGAGCTGGTGTTCGCCGCCCAGCGGGCGGGCCGGGAGGCCCTGCTGCCCGGGGCCGCGTACCGCGATGTGGATCACGCGGCCCGCTCCGTACTCGACTCCGCAGGTCACGGCGAGGCCCTCGCGGCGTGGACCGGACACGGTGTCGGTCTCGAAATCGACGAGGACCCGCAGCTTGCACCTACGGCCATGGGTAAACTGGACGCTTGCGTGCCGGTCACCGTCGAGCCGGGGGTTCACCTCCCTGGCCGGGGCGGCGTCCGGATCGATGACACGCTCGTCGTACGCCCCGAGGCGGACGGCGGTCCCGAGCTACTCACCATTACGACCAAGGAGCTGCTCGCGCTCTAG
- the efp gene encoding elongation factor P produces the protein MASTNDLKNGMVLKLDGGQLWSVVEFQHVKPGKGPAFVRTKLKSVMSGKVVDKTFNAGTKVETATIDRRDMQFSYMDGEYFVFMDMEDFDQLMVDKKAVGDAANFLIEGFTASVARHEGEVLYVELPAAVELTIEHTDPGVQGDRSTGGTKPATLETGHEIQVPLFINTGEKIKVDTRTSDYLGRVNS, from the coding sequence GTGGCTTCCACGAACGACCTCAAGAACGGCATGGTGCTCAAGCTCGACGGTGGCCAGCTCTGGTCCGTCGTCGAGTTCCAGCACGTCAAGCCCGGCAAGGGCCCGGCCTTCGTGCGCACCAAGCTGAAGAGCGTCATGTCCGGCAAGGTCGTCGACAAGACGTTCAACGCCGGCACCAAGGTCGAGACGGCCACCATCGACCGCCGCGACATGCAGTTCTCCTACATGGACGGCGAGTACTTTGTGTTCATGGACATGGAGGACTTCGACCAGCTGATGGTCGACAAGAAGGCCGTCGGCGACGCCGCCAACTTCCTGATCGAGGGCTTCACCGCCTCCGTGGCCCGCCACGAGGGCGAGGTGCTCTACGTCGAGCTCCCGGCCGCCGTCGAGCTGACCATCGAGCACACCGACCCGGGCGTCCAGGGCGACCGCTCCACCGGTGGCACCAAGCCGGCGACGCTGGAGACGGGCCACGAGATCCAGGTCCCGCTCTTCATCAACACCGGCGAGAAGATCAAGGTCGACACCCGCACCAGCGACTACCTCGGCCGGGTGAACAGCTAA
- the nusB gene encoding transcription antitermination factor NusB — translation MAARSNARKRAFQILFEADQRGVSVREVLADWVRHSRSDTDRQPAVNEFTMELVEGYADKVDRIDDLIATYAVDWDLDRMPVVDRNIVRLGAYELIWVDGTPDAVAIDEAVQLAKEFSTDESPSFVNGLLGRFKDLKPKLRRSES, via the coding sequence GTGGCTGCCCGGAGCAACGCGCGCAAGCGCGCTTTCCAGATCCTGTTCGAGGCCGACCAGCGCGGGGTCTCCGTGCGCGAGGTCCTCGCGGACTGGGTCCGCCACTCGCGGTCGGACACCGACCGCCAGCCCGCGGTGAACGAGTTCACCATGGAACTCGTCGAGGGGTACGCCGACAAGGTGGACCGCATCGACGATCTGATCGCCACCTACGCCGTGGACTGGGACCTCGACCGCATGCCGGTCGTGGACCGGAACATCGTGCGTCTCGGTGCCTACGAGCTGATCTGGGTCGACGGAACCCCGGACGCCGTGGCCATCGACGAGGCCGTCCAGCTGGCCAAGGAGTTCTCCACGGACGAGTCGCCCTCGTTCGTGAACGGACTGCTCGGCCGCTTCAAGGACCTCAAGCCGAAGCTGCGTCGCAGCGAGAGCTGA